The Mesorhizobium sp. AR10 genome includes the window TCTCCAGTTCGTCCGGCCCCATGTCGCTGGTCGGTGTGTTGACCAGATCGCGGGTCAGGAAAACGCCATCGGCGATGCGGTCAACACGAGCCACATCGACACCGGGCGGCAGTGCGAAGCGCAGCGCCTTGCCGGGCTTCTTGCCGTAGCGGGTGAAGACATAACCGCCGAGCGCCACTGCGATGGCCGCCAGTTCCGGCTCGGCCGGTGCAGATGCGAAATGCCAGTCGCCTTCTGGCAGAGCTCTGGCCAGTGCGCCAAAGGCCAGCGCGCTTTCGCCATTGCCGATGCCGAACAGCGCACCAGCCACAGCGCCATTTTCACCCGGCACGACGAGCGTTCTGCCGGCTTCGCCGGAGAAGCCATTGGCGCTGGCCCATGCGATCGATGATGGCGCGAGGCCGGCTGCATCCAGGCCGTCGCTAGCGACCAGATGGACCGGCAGCGCGGTCGTCAACTTCTTCTCCGTGAGTTCGACGGGCATTCGATGTCTCCGGCCGAGGACTGAGTCGGCGTTTCTTAACTGTCCGTTAGGGTTAACAGAATATTTCTGCGTGAGGGAAGATGGCCACGCAATGGTCACGCGTACGAATGGAGACCCGAGTGCCGATGCCGATCAACCGCAGGACGAACGCCACGGGAAAACGGCTGGTCACCACGGCGTTGATGGTGGCACTTGCGGCCAGCGTCGCCGGCTGTGGCACCAGCAAATTCACCACCGGCTCCATCGGACGCACCAACAACAGACCGTTGGAAACCATGTCGGCAGGCGAGTTGCATACCGCCACGGTAGCGCTCGGCGAATCCTACGCCAAGAGACCCGACGACAAGCGAATCGCGACCAATTACGCGGCGGCATTGCAGATGGATGGCGATGCCGACCAGTCGCTCGCCGTTATGCGCAAGCTGGCGATCGCCCTTCCGAAGGACCGCGACGTGCTCGCCGCCTATGGCAAGGCGCTCGCCGCCAACGGCCAGTTCGAGCCGGCACTCGATGCCGTGCGCCGCGCACAGACGCCGGAATATCCGGACTGGAAACTGGTATCGGCGGAAGCCGCCATTCTCGATCAGCTCGGCCAAAAGGACGAAGCGCGCCAGAATTACCGCAAGGCGCTGGATCTCAAGCCGAACGAACCCTCTATCCTTTCCAACCTCGGAATGTCCTATGTGCTGGAAGGCGACCTGCGCACGGCCGAAACCTATATGCGCTCGGCCGCAGAGCAGCCTAACGCCGACAGCCGCGTCCGCCAGAACCTGGCGCTGGTCGTTGGCCTGCAGGGCCGCTTCGACGAGGCCGAGACGATCGCCTCGCAGGAGCTGTCGCCCGAACAGGCGCAAGCCAATGTCGCCTACCTTCGCCAGATGCTCGCGCAACAGAATGCCTGGAGCCAGCTGAAAGACCAGGACAAGACAAAGCCCGCGACCAACTGAGGGCGAGACGCTTCTGCGTCGAACCAGCCAGGCCCGCCAGCATTCAAAGCACATTCCGCAAATATACAAATATAAAAGCCGCGGTGCATCAGCAGCGCGGCTTTTTGCGTAAACTAATATGGTGCATGTCGGGGCGCCTACTGGCTGCTGGATTTTGGCGAGTCACCGAAGACGCCGCGCTCGCTTACCTGGATGCCGGCGGGGCCCAGAATGATGGCGAAAAGCACCGGCAGGAAGAACAGGATCATCGGCACGGTCAGCTTCGGCGGCAAGGCCGCGGCCTTCTTCTCGGCCGCGTTCATGCGCATGTCTCGGCTTTCGCTGGCGAGCACGCGCAGCGCGTGCGCCACCGGCGTGCCGTAGCGCTCGGCCTGGACCAGCGCCTGGGTTACCGACCTGACCGACTCCAGGCCGGTGCGGTTCGCTAGGTTTTCGTAGGCCTGCTTGCGTTCCTGGAGATAGGAAAGCTCGGCATTGGTGAGGACGAATTCTTCCGCCAGCGCCACCGATTGCGAGCCGATCTCGTCGGCAACCTTGCGGAGTGCGGCTTCCACCGACATGCCCGACTCAACGCAGATCAGCATCAGGTCGAGCGCATCCGGCCACGCCATCTGGATCGACTGCTTGCGCTTGGCGGCGCGATTGTTGACATAGAGTATCGGCGCATAGAAGCCGCCATAGGCGACGAGAACACAGACGAACAGCTTGACGAAACCCGGCTGCTCGGGCAGCCCGCCGAGCACGAACAGGTAGACGGCAGCCAGCGCAAAGCCGACAAAGGGCAGGACCAGGCGGAAGAAGAGGAAGCGCGTCAAAGGATTCTGTCCGCGAAAACCCGCCACCTTGAGCTTCTGCAACGTCCCTTCGTCGGCCAGCGCACGCCGCAGGTCCAGCCGTTCGACGATGTTGCGCATGCCGATCGACTGTTCCTCGCGCAGACCCTTGCGGCGTCGATCCGCGTCGGCGGCAAGCCGCGCGCGCTGTTGTGCACGCAACTCGTCACGCTCAAGCGCCACGGATTTCATGCGCGTCTTGAGCTGATTGCCGCCAAGGGCCGGCAAAACCGTGAAGACGGTCGCAAACACCGCGATGCCGACCAGCAACGCGATCAGGAAGGCGGGGTCGGTTAGGGATTTGACGACTTGGTCGGTCATTGGTTCTTATCTTCTTGTTCGAGCATGATCTTTTCCGAAAACCGGGTTCCACTTTTCGGGGTCATGCACGGATCCTAGACATCGAAATTCATCATCTTGCGCATCACCAGGATGCCGATCGACATCCAGACTCCGGAACAGCCAAGGATCAGGTTGCCGGTGGAGGTGGTGAACAGAGGCATGATGTAGTTCGGGCTCGACAGGTAGACGAGAAGGGCGACAACGAAAGGCAGTGCGCCGATGATGACGGCCGACGCCTTCGCTTCCATGGACAGCGCCTGAACCTTGGCCTTCATTTTCTTGCGGTCGCGAAGCACGCGCGAAAGATTGCCCAACGCCTCGGAGAGATTGCCGCCGGCCTGAGACTGGATCTGGATGACGATGCCGAAGAAGCTTGCTTCGGAACACGGCATCGTTTCGGCCATGCGCAAGGTGGCATCGGGGATCGACAGGCCCATCTGCTGTGAATCGACGATGCGGCGGAACTCGGTCTTGACCGGCTCGGGAGATTCGTTGGCGATGAGGCGGACAGCGTCGTTCAGCGGCAGGCCGGATTTGACCGCCCGCACGATGATGTCGAGGGCGTTTGGAAATTCGTTGAGGAACGCCTTGACCCGGCGACCACGGCGAAACGAGACGAACCAGCGTGGCAGGCCGAAGGCGCCGGCCAGCAGCGCACCGGGCAAGACCAGCAACGGCGCACCGGCAAAATAGGCAAGAGCCGTGAGCACGATGCCGCAGACGACGGAGTAGATGTAGAAGCGCTCCATGGAAACCTGCATGCCGGCCTGACGGATCTGGATCTTCAGCGGCGGTTTCTTGACGTTGCGTTCGTTGGCTTTCTGCTTTTCGTCGAGGTCCTTCAGCGAATCCTGGACGGATTTGCGCCGCTTGACTGCTTCCGCGGCGCGATCGCGCGAAGCCTTGACGACGGAACGATCGGTCTCGGCGGTCTTGATCGTCTCGAGCCGCTTGCCGACCTGCTTCTCATTGCTGATCCGGGTGAACAGAAAAGCATAGGCGACCGCTCCGGCGCTGAAGCCGGCGAGCACGATGAATGCCAATACGGTGCCGTCAATTCCGAACATTGATCAGAGCCCCCACGCGTGCAGATGCGTCAGTCAGCGCGTTTCTCCATGGACTCGAGCGCAGTGGCGAGGCGCTGCTCCTCGCCATAGTAGCGGGCGCGATCCCAGAAATGCGGGCGGCCGATGCCGGTCGACACATGCTCGCCCAGCAGCCTGCCGTTCGCGTCCTCGCCCTTGATATTGTAGAGCACGATATCCTGTGTGATGACGACGTCGCCTTCCATTCCGATCACCTCGGTGATGTGGGTGATACGGCGCGACCCATCGCGAAGGCGTGCCGCCTGGATGATCACGTCGATGGAACCGACGACGATCTCGCGCACGGTCTTCTGCGGCAGCGAGTAGCCGCCCATCGCGATCATCGACTCGATACGGTTCAGACATTCGCGCGGGCTGTTGGAGTGAATCGTTCCCATCGAGCCGTCGTGACCGGTGTTCATCGCCTGCAGGAGGTCGAAAACTTCCGGTCCGCGCACTTCGCCGACGATGATGCGCTCGGGCCGCATGCGCAGGCAGTTCTTGACCAGGTCGCGCATGGTCACCTCGCCCTCGCCCTCGAGGTTGGGCGGGCGGGTTTCGAGACGAACGACATGCGGTTGCTGCAATTGCAACTCGGCCGAGTCTTCACAGGTGATGATGCGTTCTTCGCGATCGATATAGTTGGTCAGGCAGTTGAGCAGCGTCGTCTTGCCCGAACCGGTACCGCCCGAGATGACGATGTTGCAGCGGACACGGCCGATGATCTTGAGAATCTCGGCGCCCTGCGGCGAGATGGCGCCGAACTTGACCAACTGGTCGAGCGTCAGCTTGTCCTTCTTGAACTTGCGGATGGTGAGTGCGGTGCCGTCGATGGAGAGCGGCGGCGCAATGACGTTGACGCGGGAACCATCGGGAAGGCGCGCGTCGCAGATGGGGCTTGATTCGTCAACGCGGCGGCCAACCTGGCTGACGATGCGCTGACAGATGTTGAGCAGCTGCTGATTGTCGCGGAACCGGATGCCGGTCTGTTCGACCTTGCCGTTGACTTC containing:
- a CDS encoding tetratricopeptide repeat protein, which gives rise to MPINRRTNATGKRLVTTALMVALAASVAGCGTSKFTTGSIGRTNNRPLETMSAGELHTATVALGESYAKRPDDKRIATNYAAALQMDGDADQSLAVMRKLAIALPKDRDVLAAYGKALAANGQFEPALDAVRRAQTPEYPDWKLVSAEAAILDQLGQKDEARQNYRKALDLKPNEPSILSNLGMSYVLEGDLRTAETYMRSAAEQPNADSRVRQNLALVVGLQGRFDEAETIASQELSPEQAQANVAYLRQMLAQQNAWSQLKDQDKTKPATN
- a CDS encoding type II secretion system F family protein, translating into MTDQVVKSLTDPAFLIALLVGIAVFATVFTVLPALGGNQLKTRMKSVALERDELRAQQRARLAADADRRRKGLREEQSIGMRNIVERLDLRRALADEGTLQKLKVAGFRGQNPLTRFLFFRLVLPFVGFALAAVYLFVLGGLPEQPGFVKLFVCVLVAYGGFYAPILYVNNRAAKRKQSIQMAWPDALDLMLICVESGMSVEAALRKVADEIGSQSVALAEEFVLTNAELSYLQERKQAYENLANRTGLESVRSVTQALVQAERYGTPVAHALRVLASESRDMRMNAAEKKAAALPPKLTVPMILFFLPVLFAIILGPAGIQVSERGVFGDSPKSSSQ
- a CDS encoding type II secretion system F family protein; its protein translation is MFGIDGTVLAFIVLAGFSAGAVAYAFLFTRISNEKQVGKRLETIKTAETDRSVVKASRDRAAEAVKRRKSVQDSLKDLDEKQKANERNVKKPPLKIQIRQAGMQVSMERFYIYSVVCGIVLTALAYFAGAPLLVLPGALLAGAFGLPRWFVSFRRGRRVKAFLNEFPNALDIIVRAVKSGLPLNDAVRLIANESPEPVKTEFRRIVDSQQMGLSIPDATLRMAETMPCSEASFFGIVIQIQSQAGGNLSEALGNLSRVLRDRKKMKAKVQALSMEAKASAVIIGALPFVVALLVYLSSPNYIMPLFTTSTGNLILGCSGVWMSIGILVMRKMMNFDV
- a CDS encoding CpaF family protein → MFGKRGSDDGNRFTPEFRQPAPAPAVPAAANPAQTEVLARPAATPQSGAPAAPPARRAVEAPPLAPEPKRAPREKSETYYDTKSQVFSALIDTIDLSQLAKLDPESAREEIRDIVNDIIAIKNFAMSIAEQEELLEDICNDVLGYGPLEPLLARDDIADIMVNGSKNVYIEVNGKVEQTGIRFRDNQQLLNICQRIVSQVGRRVDESSPICDARLPDGSRVNVIAPPLSIDGTALTIRKFKKDKLTLDQLVKFGAISPQGAEILKIIGRVRCNIVISGGTGSGKTTLLNCLTNYIDREERIITCEDSAELQLQQPHVVRLETRPPNLEGEGEVTMRDLVKNCLRMRPERIIVGEVRGPEVFDLLQAMNTGHDGSMGTIHSNSPRECLNRIESMIAMGGYSLPQKTVREIVVGSIDVIIQAARLRDGSRRITHITEVIGMEGDVVITQDIVLYNIKGEDANGRLLGEHVSTGIGRPHFWDRARYYGEEQRLATALESMEKRAD